From the Vanessa cardui chromosome 18, ilVanCard2.1, whole genome shotgun sequence genome, one window contains:
- the LOC124537232 gene encoding glucose dehydrogenase [FAD, quinone]-like, translating into MEIKVFRSAFIHLNVILGSLSLVNGDLFSKATRSKADEKNVQNSVFDFIIVGGGTAGCVLANRLSAVPEWKVLLIEAGEEENIDYNIPGVPTEEFRPILWNFRTERNGFSCLSRPGGSCEVKTGKVLGGSSVTNDMKYTRGSKKDYDAWHDNLAPESVGWKFENLIEHFKASEDNGDYDVLMNSFYHSRGGEMHVQRFKHVDRYMELFLGAFAELGFRSIDINTNVPEAAINNQFVMFNNTRLSTNSAFLKPIRTRKNLTVKTGATVTKLITDEQEKTIDGVIYEVEKGKAQAAYAKRETILTAGAINNVRLLHLSGIGPTAELAKHNITVYVDLPVGAEYQDQVTTGGLAFTLSDVTPFTESQIIEDFKTWFQNRGGPLASRGINQVSAFIQLFENKNGPDIELALEGNYIRSDKFMLTNVTVHTAEETSLPLPYYNLVIVNPVLLKPKSKGKVTLNKRNPKYGRPVIQANLLKEAEDLDAIIDSVDIALQMLENKEFKRAEIKLAPLDLFPCDRLQNRDQWNCIARHYTKAMGNPIGTCRMGGNKTTSVVNYDLKVHGIERLRIVDASVMPTHVRGGIFAPTVMIAEKATKLIMKDWKENKSNFYNNR; encoded by the exons ATGGAGATCAAAGTGTTTCGCAG TGCCTTCATACATTTGAACGTGATCCTAGGAAGTTTATCATTGGTGAACGGAGATCTGTTTTCCAAGGCGACGAGGAGTAAAGCTGATGAGAAGAATGTTCAGAACAGTGTGTTTGATTTCATAATTGTCGGCGGAGGTACGGCTGGATGTGTACTTGCGAACAGACTATCAGCTGTTCCTGAATGGAAG GTTTTACTGATCGAGGCTGGTGAAGaagaaaatatagattataacatACCAGGTGTACCAACGGAAGAGTTCCGTCCTATTCTTTGGAATTTTAGAACTGAGAGAAACGGCTTCTCATGTCTCTCAAGACCTGGTGGTAGCTGTGAAGTCAAAACTGGTAAAGTGTTAGGAGGGTCAAGTGTTACCAACGATATGAAGTATACCCGAGGGTCTAAGAAAGATTATGATGCATGGCACGATAATCTTGCCCCTGAATCAGTTGGATGGAAATTTGAGAACTTGATAGAACACTTTAAGGCTTCCGAAGATAATG GTGACTACGATGTTCTCATGAATTCTTTCTATCATTCTCGCGGCGGAGAAATGCATGTGCAAAGATTCAAACACGTCGATCGATATATGGAACTATTTCTTGGTGCATTTGCAGAGTTGGGCTTTCGTTCGATTGACATCAATACAAATGTCCCAGAAGCCGCCATTAATAATCAATTTGTTATGTTTAATAACACGAGATTGAGTACAAATAGTGCGTTCCTTAAACCAATCAGGACCAGAAAAAACCTAACTGTAAAAACGGGTGCGACTGTTACCAAACTAATCACCGATGAACAAGAAAAAACTATCGATGGCGTTATATATGAAGTTGAAAAAGGCAAAGCGCAAGCTGCTTACGCTAAGAGAGAAACCATTTTAACGGCAGGAGCTATTAATAACGTAAGATTACTTCATCTGTCCGGTATAGGACCTACTGCTGAATTGGCGAAGCACAATATCACAGTTTACGTTGACCTCCCGGTCGGCGCTGAGTATCAAGATCAGGTGACAACTGGTGGCTTGGCTTTCACATTAAGTGACGTAACTCCATTCACTGAAAGCCAAATCATAGAAGACTTTAAAACATGGTTCCAAAACAGAGGCGGGCCCTTAGCGTCGCGAGGTATTAACCAAGTGTCAGCATTTATTCAactttttgaaaacaaaaacgGGCCTGACATTGAGTTGGCATTGGAAGGTAATTACATAAGAAGCGACAAATTCATGCTGACAAACGTCACCGTACACACAGCAGAAGAAACAAGCTTACCGTTACCATATTACAATTTAGTAATTGTAAATcctgttttattaaaacctaaGAGCAAAGGAAAAGTAACCTTAAATAAGAGAAATCCAAAGTATGGTCGGCCTGTCATACAAGCGAATCTATTAAAGGAGGCAGAAGATTTAGATGCCATAATAGACAGTGTTGATATCGCTTTGCAAATGCttgaaaataaagaatttaaacgTGCGGAGATTAAATTAGCTCCACTTGATCTTTTCCCTTGCGATAGATTACAGAACAGAGATCAATGGAACTGTATAGCGAGACATTACACTAAAGCAATGGGAAATCCAATAGGAACATGCCGAATGGGTGGAAATAAAACTACATCTGTAGTTAACTATGATCTTAAAGTTCACGGAATTGAAAGGCTTCGAATAGTAGACGCTTCCGTAATGCCTACACATGTTCGAGGTGGAATATTTGCACCAACAGTGATGATCGCAGAAAAAGCTACTAAGCTTATAATGAAAGACTGGAaagaaaacaaatcaaatttttataacaatcgATGA
- the LOC124537231 gene encoding glucose dehydrogenase [FAD, quinone]-like, translated as MTSVANITEDLCKICDGRVECAPTAILLISLVHTLYGHIGSEPDYFRDNKDLLKSERKKEFEAKPRFKLAYRNKFFEGDKSDEDDDYRNLEYDFIVIGGGTAGCVVASRLSENRKWKVLLIEAGREQPKIASIPGLTSEFKGSSLDWQYSMRPKKGFCQNRPSGCEVVQGRVLGGTSTINDMAYMRGSPADYDEWALNGNEGWSFSQVLPYFKYSEGNYDKDISKSKFFHSTQGPLDVGRYPYVDDNADVLLSAFNDLGYNYTDVNGRNQLGFMRIQTMSYFGERVSSYNAFIEPIRKLRTNIEIITEALVTKLQLKENRDSVKVIGVEYITNGTKVTAKATKEVILSAGAINSPKLLMQSGIGPKDYLEYLNIKVFNDLPVGGNFHDHLSVCLPVIKLIKTATTSNFPEKLKDITNYYSKGIGPLSTNFQVVAFYETSISEILKTPDIEFRFRGHNSNMYYDKMDICTSLLTPRSRGQIVLNATDPIFGAPLIYPNFLKDPTDEKKLLEGIQEVVKLFDTEVFKNAEFEFDPRPILKNECSNHERVSEEFWSCIIRQFSAPLHNYVGTCKMGPSKDPESVVDNRLRVYGVANLRVVDSSIIPKITRGSTAAPVIMIAEKASDLIKSVWY; from the exons ATGACATCAGTGGCTAATATAACCGAAGATCTCTGTAAAATATGTGACGGTCGGGTCGAGTGCGCACCAACAGCCATCCTCCTCATTTCCCTGGTCCACACTCTATACGGACATATTGGTTCGGAGCCCGATTACTTTCGTGATAATAAGGATTTACTTAAATCGGAAAGGAAGAAGGAGTTTGAAGCTAAGCCGCGATTCAAGCTGGCGTACAGGAACAAATTTTTTGAAGGCGATAAGAGCGATGAAGATGATGATTATAGGAATTTAGAATATGATTTTATCGTCATAGGAGGCGGCACCGCCGGCTGCGTTGTGGCGAGTCGACTGTCGGAAAACAGGAAATGGAAG GTTCTACTGATCGAAGCAGGCCGTGAACAACCTAAAATTGCTTCGATTCCCGGTCTCACGAGTGAATTTAAAGGCTCATCTTTAGACTGGCAATATTCTATGAGACCTAAAAAGGG ATTTTGTCAAAACCGTCCTAGCGGCTGCGAGGTCGTGCAAGGCAGAGTCCTAGGGGGCACATCTACAATTAACGATATGGCGTACATGAGAGGCAGTCCCGCAGATTACGACGAATGGGCTCTCAACGGCAACGAAGGGTGGAGCTTTAGCCAAGTGCTGCCCTATTTTAAATACTCGGAGGGGAATTATGACAAGGACATATCAAAGAGTAAATTCTTTCACTCCACACAAGGGCCATTAGATGTAGGACGATATCCTTACGTCGATGACAATGCCGATGTTCTTCTCAGTGCTTTCAATGATCTCGGCTATAATTACACAGATGTAAATGGAAGGAATCAGTTAGGATTCATGAGGATACAGACAATGTCGTATTTTGGAGAGCGAGTGAGTTCATACAATGCCTTTATAGAGCCGATAAGAAAACTGAGGacaaatatcgaaataattacGGAAGCTTTAGTTACAAAActtcaattaaaagaaaatagagATAGTGTTAAGGTTATCGGAGtagaatatattacaaatgGCACTAAAGTTACGGCGAAAGCAACGAAGGAAGTAATCTTAAGTGCGGGTGCCATCAACTCACCTAAACTCCTGATGCAATCTGGTATAGGACCTAAAGACTACTTAGAATATCTGAACATTAAAGTGTTCAATGATTTACCGGTTGGAGGTAATTTTCATGATCATCTGTCGGTTTGTCTACCTGTCATAAAACTTATCAAAACGGCCACTACATCTAACTTTCCAGAAAAGTTAAAGGACATAACGAATTATTATTCGAAAGGTATTGGACCTCTTTCAACGAATTTTCAAGTCGTAGCTTTTTACGAAACAAGTATCTCAGAAATACTTAAAACGCCCGATATTGAATTTAGATTTCGTGGACACAATTCAAATATGTACTACGATAAGATGGATATTTGTACTTCTCTTCTAACTCCTAGAAGCAGAGGACAGATTGTACTGAATGCAACCGACCCTATATTTGGAGCTCCTTTGATATACCCTAATTTTCTCAAAGATCCTACTGATGAAAAGAAACTATTAGAAGGTATACAAGAGGTTGTAAAATTATTCGATACTGAGGTATTCAAAAATGCAGAATTCGAATTTGATCCACGACCCATATTGAAAAATGAATGCAGCAACCATGAACGAGTTTCTGAAGAATTTTGGTCGTGTATAATAAGACAGTTTTCAGCCCCATTGCATAATTACGTTGGAACTTGCAAAATGGGTCCTTCAAAAGACCCCGAGTCTGTGGTTGATAATCGTCTCAGAGTCTATGGTGTAGCTAATTTGAGAGTAGTCGATTCATCAATAATACCTAAAATAACGAGAGGTTCTACAGCAGCTCCGGTTATCATGATTGCTGAGAAAGCCAGcgatttaataaaaagtgtttggtattaa